A single region of the Myxococcota bacterium genome encodes:
- a CDS encoding TIGR03619 family F420-dependent LLM class oxidoreductase: MQFSLSTQFTNTADFLELAPVVESHGYGEMVMGDHLVYHEQIASKYPYGKSDERMWHRETEWPDVWVASGMMAAVTKTLLFSQAVYVLPQRDPVLVAKAAGTAAFLSGGRMRIGVGLGWTREEFELVGVPFERRGARTDEMIEVMRKLWTGDTVEHHGEFFDLPPMTMRPPVEGGVPIVIGGISKPAMRRAARLGDGWAPAYLTVEQTRAGLEEIAAMRVEAGRSGPFEVCTACVDAFDLDGYRRMRDAGVTFATTAPWVLYGKPLIDPPRDVVFDSVRRFADEIIAKL, translated from the coding sequence GTGCAGTTCAGTCTCTCCACCCAGTTCACGAACACCGCCGACTTCCTCGAGCTGGCGCCCGTCGTCGAGTCCCATGGCTACGGCGAGATGGTGATGGGTGACCACCTCGTCTACCACGAGCAGATCGCGTCGAAGTATCCGTACGGAAAGTCCGACGAGCGCATGTGGCACCGCGAAACCGAGTGGCCCGACGTGTGGGTGGCCTCGGGCATGATGGCGGCGGTCACCAAGACCCTGCTCTTCAGTCAGGCCGTCTACGTCCTTCCCCAGCGCGACCCGGTGCTCGTGGCGAAGGCGGCGGGCACGGCCGCGTTCCTGTCCGGCGGTCGCATGCGCATCGGCGTGGGCCTCGGTTGGACGCGTGAAGAGTTCGAGCTCGTGGGCGTTCCCTTCGAACGGCGCGGTGCCCGCACCGACGAGATGATCGAAGTCATGCGCAAGCTGTGGACCGGAGACACCGTCGAGCACCACGGCGAGTTCTTCGATCTGCCGCCGATGACCATGCGTCCTCCGGTCGAGGGCGGAGTCCCGATCGTCATTGGCGGCATCTCGAAGCCTGCGATGCGTCGCGCGGCGCGCCTGGGCGACGGTTGGGCCCCGGCCTACCTGACGGTCGAGCAGACCCGGGCAGGCCTGGAGGAGATCGCCGCGATGCGCGTCGAGGCCGGGCGCAGCGGTCCCTTCGAGGTCTGCACGGCTTGCGTGGATGCCTTCGACCTCGATGGCTACCGGCGCATGCGCGACGCCGGCGTGACCTTCGCCACCACCGCACCGTGGGTGCTCTACGGAAAACCGCTGATCGACCCGCCGCGCGACGTCGTGTTCGACAGCGTGCGGCGGTTCGCCGACGAGATCATCGCCAAGCTCTGA
- a CDS encoding glucose 1-dehydrogenase, translating to MTGFEGKVAIVTGAARGTGAAVAERFCAEGARVVLGDVRDDAGAATAARLGGHASFVRHDVTDATQWSALVRRTLDQFGRIDILVNNAGVLHQGAIERTSEHDFRRLLEVNTLGPFLGIQAVAPPMREQGAGSIVNVGSIDSLAAMNGLTAYCASKFGLRGLAKAAALELGRDGIRVNTVCPAGGNPEMYAPWMDQVMGFLDETLAYNENRGIPGSAPIESIVDAIAFLAGDASRHCTGVDLPVDGGATAGCFVPGFNTL from the coding sequence ATGACGGGTTTCGAAGGAAAAGTGGCGATCGTGACGGGTGCGGCCCGCGGCACCGGCGCGGCCGTCGCCGAGCGCTTCTGCGCCGAGGGCGCGCGCGTGGTGTTGGGGGACGTCCGCGACGACGCCGGCGCCGCGACGGCGGCGCGCCTCGGAGGCCATGCGTCCTTCGTCCGCCACGACGTGACGGATGCCACCCAGTGGTCCGCGCTCGTCCGCCGGACACTCGATCAGTTCGGGCGCATCGACATCCTCGTGAACAACGCGGGCGTGCTTCACCAAGGGGCCATCGAGCGCACCTCCGAGCACGACTTCCGCCGGCTCCTCGAGGTCAACACTCTCGGACCCTTCCTCGGCATTCAGGCCGTCGCGCCCCCCATGCGGGAGCAGGGCGCGGGTTCGATCGTCAACGTCGGCTCGATCGACTCGCTCGCCGCCATGAACGGCCTGACCGCGTACTGCGCCTCGAAATTCGGGCTGCGCGGCCTCGCGAAGGCAGCGGCCCTCGAGCTCGGCCGCGACGGGATTCGCGTCAACACGGTTTGCCCGGCCGGCGGCAACCCGGAGATGTACGCGCCGTGGATGGACCAGGTGATGGGATTCCTCGACGAGACGCTGGCCTACAACGAGAACCGGGGCATTCCGGGCTCGGCCCCGATCGAGAGCATCGTGGACGCCATCGCCTTCCTCGCCGGCGACGCCAGCCGACACTGCACGGGAGTCGACCTTCCCGTGGATGGCGGCGCCACCGCGGGTTGCTTCGTGCCCGGCTTCAACACCCTCTAA
- the glk gene encoding glucokinase gives MRTGPSYLVADIGGTNARFAIARGGPEGGFSLDHVRRFKNEEFAELRDAARDYLDSYDGERPLRGCMAAAAVVGSGVVQLTNASWSFHPDTLARDLGLESLLAVNDFAAQARGAPLTARADLVPIHDATPKADAPCAVLGPGTGLGLGLLVPSETGWVVVPTEGGHAGFAPRTEEEAGIRRVLADDFDFVSWERLLSGVGLVHIDRALGQLEGRVPRETRPEEITEEALAEPGSVSRRVVDVFCAVLGSFAGDVAVVSGALGGVYLGGGILPRIRPILEASEFVTRFVRHDPMTDYAASIPVWMITADTTPLLGAAALASASRG, from the coding sequence ATGAGGACGGGGCCGAGCTATCTCGTCGCCGATATCGGCGGCACGAACGCGCGCTTCGCGATCGCTCGGGGGGGACCCGAGGGTGGGTTTTCGCTCGATCACGTACGCCGCTTCAAGAACGAGGAGTTCGCGGAGCTTCGCGACGCGGCACGCGACTACCTCGACAGCTACGACGGCGAACGTCCGCTGCGAGGCTGCATGGCGGCGGCCGCCGTGGTCGGGTCGGGCGTCGTGCAGCTGACGAATGCGAGCTGGAGCTTCCACCCGGACACTCTGGCCCGCGATCTCGGACTCGAATCGCTGCTGGCGGTGAACGACTTTGCGGCTCAGGCGCGCGGTGCCCCGCTGACCGCTCGGGCTGACTTGGTGCCCATCCACGACGCCACGCCCAAGGCCGACGCGCCCTGCGCCGTACTCGGCCCCGGTACGGGGCTCGGGCTCGGACTCCTCGTGCCGAGCGAGACCGGCTGGGTGGTGGTTCCCACCGAAGGTGGCCATGCCGGGTTCGCTCCGCGGACGGAAGAAGAGGCGGGCATCCGCCGGGTGCTCGCCGATGACTTCGACTTCGTCTCCTGGGAGCGACTGCTCTCGGGTGTCGGTCTGGTCCACATCGACCGCGCTCTCGGTCAGCTCGAGGGACGCGTTCCGCGGGAGACGCGACCCGAGGAGATCACCGAGGAGGCGTTGGCCGAGCCGGGCTCGGTGTCCCGGCGCGTGGTGGACGTCTTCTGCGCCGTGCTCGGTTCCTTCGCTGGCGACGTGGCGGTCGTCTCGGGGGCGCTCGGCGGGGTCTACCTCGGGGGCGGGATCCTGCCGCGAATCCGCCCCATTCTCGAAGCCAGCGAGTTCGTCACGCGCTTCGTGCGACACGATCCGATGACGGACTACGCGGCGTCGATCCCGGTGTGGATGATCACCGCGGACACCACGCCCCTGCTCGGCGCCGCGGCCCTCGCTTCCGCGTCGCGGGGCTAG
- a CDS encoding VOC family protein, which yields MTEPTIKAKRLSYVRVGAPDLGKAEAFLLEFGLEVAARAGGAVYLRGTDANPHCYVLTQGAPGVHAIAFEADEEADLAKLAQLPGASAIEKLDEPAGGQVVRLRDPQGTTVEVVHGQSALDAIDPAPSHAFNMDGKRLRAGPLPSVRPGPSHVRRLGHLVLESADPASVYDWYHAHLGLRKADEVRLPDGTTQMRFAHLDRGPDFVDHHVVGFQYALDEGARVQHVAFEVGNFDDLMAGHEYLKKKKYKNVWGIGRHRFGGQIFDYWSSPWGVIHEHWTDTDLVNEDNVPTDADVAGLQDYWGPPPTPAFLVARWNWKAIQNVASLLGARLRGARS from the coding sequence ATGACTGAACCGACCATCAAGGCGAAGCGGCTGAGCTATGTGCGCGTGGGTGCCCCCGACCTCGGGAAGGCGGAAGCCTTCCTGCTCGAGTTCGGGCTCGAGGTCGCCGCGCGGGCCGGCGGCGCCGTCTACCTGCGCGGCACCGACGCGAACCCCCACTGCTACGTCCTCACCCAGGGGGCGCCCGGTGTGCACGCGATCGCCTTCGAAGCCGACGAAGAGGCCGACCTCGCGAAGCTCGCCCAGCTCCCCGGCGCTTCCGCGATCGAGAAGCTGGACGAACCCGCCGGGGGCCAAGTCGTCCGCTTGCGCGACCCACAGGGAACGACCGTCGAAGTCGTCCACGGCCAGAGTGCGCTCGACGCAATCGACCCGGCGCCCTCGCACGCCTTCAACATGGATGGCAAGCGCCTCCGCGCAGGACCGCTCCCGAGCGTCCGTCCGGGGCCGTCTCACGTGCGACGGCTGGGGCATCTGGTGCTCGAGAGCGCCGACCCGGCTTCGGTGTACGACTGGTACCACGCACACCTCGGGCTCCGCAAAGCCGATGAAGTGCGCCTGCCCGACGGTACGACCCAGATGCGCTTCGCCCACCTCGACCGGGGTCCGGACTTCGTCGACCACCACGTCGTCGGCTTCCAGTACGCTCTCGACGAAGGCGCGCGGGTCCAGCACGTCGCGTTCGAGGTCGGAAACTTCGACGATCTGATGGCCGGCCACGAGTACTTGAAGAAGAAGAAGTACAAGAACGTCTGGGGAATCGGCCGGCACCGCTTCGGTGGACAGATCTTCGACTACTGGTCGAGCCCGTGGGGCGTCATCCACGAGCACTGGACGGATACGGATCTCGTCAACGAGGACAACGTTCCCACCGACGCCGACGTCGCGGGTCTGCAGGACTACTGGGGGCCGCCGCCGACGCCCGCGTTCCTGGTGGCGCGCTGGAACTGGAAAGCGATCCAGAACGTGGCGAGCCTGCTCGGCGCGCGCCTGCGCGGCGCGCGCAGCTGA
- a CDS encoding FHA domain-containing protein, whose amino-acid sequence MGVRAEPSDDALSSGEEEAATTIVEVRGAGGQLLERFRTTARTIAIGRSFENDLIVDDVYVSPRHLRLERIDAGWRFVDLDSTNGLGHPGSAARDGHIASGDTLTLGRTTLHVFDEHHEVEPAQPLEWTEIWLAGLGRLPIVTTLVALLVGETAVETYWSSVEALETETLLAPALSLPFVWAIVAAVWALVGRVIRHRAHFLAHLSIWIGVDLVESVTTFVAGWLGYNASSAALQDGIEMILGTLSLSAAIWASISLATGLRPRARLYAAGGTAAVLLGLNLIWTLATEDGFFSFGPDYYTPVRQPALLFATPEPASSLGESLPGLFEEARALADEDLEAEVSAPSDSTEPSD is encoded by the coding sequence TTGGGCGTCCGAGCAGAGCCCTCCGACGACGCGCTCTCGAGCGGCGAAGAGGAAGCCGCCACGACGATCGTCGAGGTGCGGGGTGCCGGGGGCCAGCTCCTCGAGCGATTCCGCACGACGGCGCGCACGATCGCCATCGGCCGTTCCTTCGAGAACGATCTGATCGTCGACGACGTCTACGTGTCGCCACGGCACCTGCGGCTCGAGCGCATCGACGCGGGCTGGCGCTTCGTCGACCTGGATTCCACGAACGGCCTCGGCCACCCCGGCTCCGCCGCACGAGACGGCCACATCGCTTCGGGGGACACCCTCACCCTCGGTCGCACCACACTCCACGTCTTCGATGAGCACCACGAGGTCGAACCGGCCCAGCCTCTCGAGTGGACCGAGATCTGGCTCGCGGGGCTCGGACGCCTTCCCATCGTGACGACGCTCGTCGCGCTGCTCGTCGGGGAAACCGCCGTCGAGACCTACTGGAGCAGCGTCGAAGCGCTCGAAACCGAAACCCTGCTGGCGCCGGCACTCTCGCTGCCCTTCGTCTGGGCGATCGTCGCCGCGGTCTGGGCGCTCGTCGGGCGTGTCATTCGGCACCGCGCCCACTTCCTCGCCCACCTGTCGATCTGGATCGGGGTCGATCTCGTCGAATCGGTGACGACCTTCGTCGCTGGCTGGCTCGGCTACAACGCGAGCAGCGCCGCACTCCAGGACGGGATCGAGATGATCCTGGGCACGCTCTCCCTGTCCGCGGCGATCTGGGCGAGCATCAGCCTTGCCACCGGGCTGCGTCCCCGAGCCCGCCTGTACGCGGCCGGCGGGACGGCCGCCGTGCTCCTCGGCCTCAATCTGATCTGGACGCTGGCCACCGAGGACGGCTTCTTCTCGTTCGGGCCCGACTACTACACACCGGTACGCCAGCCCGCGCTCTTGTTCGCCACTCCGGAACCCGCGTCCTCCCTCGGAGAGTCGCTTCCCGGCCTCTTCGAGGAGGCCCGTGCGCTCGCGGACGAGGATCTGGAGGCGGAGGTCTCCGCGCCTTCCGATTCCACCGAGCCCTCGGACTAG
- a CDS encoding fumarylacetoacetate hydrolase family protein translates to MTTQVVRYRQGSATRWGIVDGDAVAPLEGDYPTTRAFMREGAERARAGATSGETLALADVEVLCPITSDRQFLCQAINYHSHMRESGIDPASSPFNIFFRKASSCLAPATTDIVSPAHVEFLDYEVEIGLVFSQDVSAPIDVRVANLGDYVGGLVLLNDVSARDVQLPEMQFYKGKSYRTFGPAGPFLTLVSADELARFDELRLQLSVNGEERQNSLASDMVHKPAPSLTELSGLQDWEAGDLLATGTPGGCALQAPAKPLALVAQIVSPARRQALLRRVAANNPKRLRPGDVVEARVRTDDGAIDLGVQRNKVVAAAG, encoded by the coding sequence ATGACAACCCAGGTCGTTCGGTATCGGCAGGGCAGCGCGACCCGTTGGGGCATTGTGGACGGCGATGCAGTAGCGCCCCTCGAGGGGGACTACCCCACCACCCGCGCCTTCATGCGCGAGGGCGCCGAGCGTGCCCGCGCCGGCGCTACGAGCGGCGAGACGCTGGCGTTGGCCGACGTCGAAGTCCTGTGCCCGATCACCTCGGATCGCCAGTTCCTGTGCCAGGCGATCAACTACCACAGTCACATGCGCGAGTCGGGCATCGACCCGGCTTCGAGCCCCTTCAACATCTTCTTCCGCAAAGCCTCGTCCTGTCTGGCGCCAGCGACGACGGATATCGTCTCGCCGGCCCACGTCGAGTTCCTCGACTACGAAGTCGAGATCGGCCTCGTGTTCTCCCAGGACGTGAGCGCACCGATCGACGTGCGTGTCGCCAACCTCGGCGACTACGTGGGCGGCCTCGTGCTTCTGAACGACGTCAGCGCGCGCGACGTCCAGCTGCCGGAGATGCAGTTCTACAAGGGCAAGAGCTACCGCACCTTCGGGCCCGCGGGTCCGTTCCTGACCCTCGTCTCCGCCGATGAACTGGCGCGCTTCGACGAGCTGCGGCTCCAGCTCTCGGTGAATGGCGAGGAGCGACAGAACTCGCTCGCGAGCGACATGGTCCACAAACCCGCCCCCAGCCTCACCGAGCTCTCGGGTCTCCAGGACTGGGAAGCCGGCGATCTGCTGGCCACCGGCACCCCGGGCGGCTGCGCGCTCCAGGCGCCGGCGAAGCCGCTCGCCCTGGTCGCCCAGATCGTTTCTCCCGCCAGGCGACAGGCGCTGCTCCGGCGCGTGGCCGCCAACAACCCGAAGCGCCTGCGGCCGGGGGACGTGGTCGAGGCGAGGGTCCGCACCGACGACGGAGCCATCGACCTCGGCGTCCAGCGCAACAAGGTCGTCGCGGCGGCCGGCTAG
- a CDS encoding TetR/AcrR family transcriptional regulator produces MPDTSGARRTRGHKKKERTRRQLVEAGLRVLASKGQGLTVSDVVAEADVSNGTFYNYFADREVLLEALAEHTALSLAAAAAREPIEDPARRFAMATTRVLLHAREDETWARVMLRLLGRPGSGIELARYLREDLADGAASGRFDFAPEPGRSGADGVLPDDATLDQVTGLVAMTIRRMVEGHAAPDAPEQAVQRGLRALGVDAREAAALAADAAAAARRTHAD; encoded by the coding sequence ATGCCCGACACCTCTGGAGCCCGACGCACCCGGGGCCACAAGAAGAAGGAGCGGACGCGCCGCCAGCTGGTGGAGGCGGGACTCCGCGTGCTCGCGTCGAAAGGGCAGGGGCTGACCGTGAGCGACGTCGTGGCCGAGGCCGACGTCTCCAACGGCACCTTCTACAACTACTTCGCCGATCGAGAGGTGCTGCTCGAAGCACTCGCCGAGCACACGGCCCTCTCGTTGGCGGCTGCCGCCGCTCGTGAGCCGATCGAAGACCCGGCCCGTCGTTTCGCCATGGCCACGACGCGCGTGCTGCTCCACGCGCGCGAGGACGAAACCTGGGCCCGGGTGATGCTGCGCCTGCTGGGCCGGCCGGGCTCGGGTATCGAGCTGGCGCGCTATCTGCGCGAAGACCTCGCCGACGGCGCGGCGAGCGGGCGCTTCGATTTCGCGCCGGAGCCGGGTCGCTCGGGAGCCGACGGCGTCTTGCCCGACGACGCGACGCTCGACCAGGTCACCGGGCTGGTGGCGATGACGATCCGCCGCATGGTCGAGGGCCACGCCGCTCCCGACGCCCCGGAGCAGGCCGTGCAACGCGGACTTCGCGCCCTGGGAGTCGATGCCCGCGAGGCCGCCGCGCTGGCGGCGGATGCCGCCGCCGCCGCGCGTCGCACCCACGCCGACTGA
- a CDS encoding SDR family oxidoreductase, translating into MDLGIRDRQAIVCASSRGLGRACAEALAREGVHVTLNGRDAGTLKETAEAIRAAHGVRVETVVGDIAAETTQRALLDACPAPDILVNNNGGPPPGRFADWDREAWLAALDANMLAPLAMIRAVLEGMCERSFGRIVNITSAMVKTPRAPMGLSTGARTGLTSMSKALAHDVAASNVTINNLLPERIDTARQRGMAELHAKLGGITLEEAYDAMKATIAAGRLGRPEEFGDACAFLCSAQAGFISGQNLQLDGGSYAGLI; encoded by the coding sequence ATGGACCTTGGGATTCGAGACCGCCAGGCCATCGTCTGCGCATCGAGCCGCGGCTTGGGTCGCGCCTGCGCGGAGGCCCTGGCACGCGAGGGGGTCCACGTCACGCTGAACGGTCGCGACGCGGGCACCCTCAAAGAAACCGCCGAAGCGATTCGCGCGGCTCACGGCGTCCGGGTCGAGACGGTGGTCGGCGACATCGCAGCGGAGACCACCCAGCGGGCGCTCCTCGACGCCTGCCCGGCGCCGGACATCCTCGTGAACAACAACGGCGGCCCACCGCCCGGCCGCTTCGCCGATTGGGATCGCGAGGCCTGGCTCGCGGCCCTCGACGCCAACATGCTCGCACCGCTCGCGATGATCCGGGCCGTGCTCGAAGGCATGTGCGAACGCAGCTTCGGACGCATCGTGAACATCACGTCGGCGATGGTGAAGACGCCGCGCGCACCGATGGGGCTCTCCACCGGCGCACGCACCGGTCTCACGTCGATGTCCAAGGCCCTCGCTCACGACGTCGCCGCTTCGAACGTCACGATCAACAACCTGCTGCCTGAACGCATCGACACGGCGCGACAACGCGGGATGGCCGAGCTGCACGCGAAGCTCGGTGGGATCACGCTCGAAGAGGCCTACGACGCAATGAAGGCCACGATCGCGGCCGGTCGCCTCGGCCGCCCCGAAGAGTTCGGCGACGCATGCGCGTTCCTGTGCAGCGCTCAGGCCGGCTTCATCTCAGGACAGAATCTGCAGCTCGACGGCGGAAGCTACGCCGGGCTGATCTAG
- a CDS encoding serine protease, with translation MALFAAATHAEEPGAADLFSRHKDRVFQVRVVDREAENKSSLGTGFLVAEDRLVATNYHVISQFVDYPERYRLEYLDQAGKAGALTLLDVDVVHDLALLRTDDPMPAPLELAETPPEQGVTIYSLGNPFDIGFTVVPGTYNGIDRGSYYEHIHFSGSINSGMSGGPVLDRQGRVVGVNVSTAGNQVSFLVPSKALGRLIGEWRDREGAIESFRERIRDQLFANQERFMARLLAEEWPEEEMASARAIGELKPFVKCWGSSSEPDALYKSISNLCASDQGIFLRSGFNTGVLAYQFIWLEAHELEAPRFQTQYQSVFESFRPDNVAGEDDAGDFVCDESFITDERGHTDKTVLCIRAYREYEELFDALFIRGSVDTPRSAYMSHFTLAGMSRASIERFLERFLEAAGR, from the coding sequence GTGGCCCTGTTCGCGGCCGCGACCCACGCCGAGGAACCGGGCGCAGCCGATCTGTTCAGCCGCCACAAGGACCGGGTCTTCCAGGTTCGGGTCGTCGATCGCGAGGCCGAGAACAAGTCGTCCCTGGGAACCGGCTTCCTCGTCGCCGAAGACCGACTCGTCGCCACGAACTACCACGTGATCTCCCAGTTCGTGGACTATCCCGAGCGCTACCGCCTGGAGTACCTGGACCAGGCCGGAAAGGCGGGCGCGCTCACCCTGCTCGACGTCGACGTCGTGCACGATCTGGCGCTGTTGCGCACCGACGACCCGATGCCGGCGCCGCTCGAACTGGCCGAGACGCCTCCCGAGCAGGGCGTCACGATCTACTCCCTCGGCAACCCCTTCGACATCGGCTTCACCGTCGTCCCCGGCACCTACAACGGCATCGATCGGGGCAGCTACTACGAACACATCCACTTCTCGGGCTCCATCAACTCGGGGATGAGCGGCGGTCCCGTACTCGACCGTCAGGGCCGCGTCGTCGGAGTCAACGTCTCCACCGCCGGAAATCAGGTCAGTTTCCTCGTGCCCAGCAAGGCTCTGGGACGATTGATCGGGGAGTGGCGAGACCGCGAGGGCGCGATCGAGAGCTTCCGGGAGCGGATTCGCGACCAGCTCTTCGCCAACCAGGAGCGCTTCATGGCGCGCCTGCTCGCCGAAGAGTGGCCCGAGGAGGAGATGGCGAGCGCCCGGGCGATCGGCGAGCTCAAGCCCTTCGTGAAGTGCTGGGGCAGCTCGAGCGAACCCGACGCTCTCTACAAGTCGATCTCGAACTTGTGCGCGAGCGACCAGGGCATCTTTCTCCGTTCGGGCTTCAACACGGGTGTGCTCGCCTACCAGTTCATCTGGCTCGAGGCCCACGAGCTCGAGGCGCCGCGCTTCCAGACCCAGTACCAGTCGGTCTTCGAGAGCTTCCGTCCCGACAACGTCGCCGGCGAGGACGACGCGGGAGACTTCGTCTGTGACGAATCCTTCATCACCGACGAGCGCGGGCACACGGACAAGACCGTCCTCTGCATCCGCGCCTATCGCGAGTACGAGGAGCTCTTCGATGCGCTGTTCATTCGCGGATCCGTCGATACCCCGCGCAGCGCGTACATGAGCCACTTCACGCTGGCAGGCATGAGCCGCGCGTCGATCGAACGCTTCCTCGAGCGCTTCCTGGAGGCGGCGGGACGTTGA
- a CDS encoding FAD-dependent monooxygenase has product MAQFEVPFLVVGAGPVGMIEALLLAHRGRRCFVAERRAGPQTAPAAHVVNARTFEICRQAGLDMAAVEAACKRPEDAGHVRFVTRLAGESIGHLPFERQGEECLRFTPTPLRNLSQHRFEPILVEALRKEPNIDLRYGWQWEESRQDASGVSSTLRDLDSGERHEVRSRYVIAADGAGSRVRRSLGIEMQGPPRLESFLMIHFGANLREIVRDRPGVLHFVMDPEVRGAFIAHDIDREWVFMHGFDPDAESEDDFDDARCRELVSNAIGCEVPLEILHKGSWHMSSQVADGMRKERIFLAGDAAHRFPPTGGLGLNSGFQDAHNLAWKLCAVEDGWAPPALLDTYAAERLPVAHENTQQSLKNALKMVLLPQALGTDTEPTRARIEAALADPQTRAAAEVAVQEQAEHFDMLGLQLGYIYGAGALVPEGTPPKLESARDYVPTAHPGARLPHAWIDVAGERRSTLDLIEGDGLTLLSVGAHEAWADAIVEAGDVPIRLVRMGNDFQFSDDERSDDGWRTTCGLDSNGALLIRPDQHVAWRAPTLPDAPRTALESALTHILGEPT; this is encoded by the coding sequence ATGGCACAATTCGAGGTTCCCTTCCTCGTCGTGGGTGCCGGCCCCGTCGGCATGATCGAGGCTCTGCTGCTGGCGCATCGAGGGCGCCGGTGCTTCGTGGCCGAGCGACGCGCCGGCCCCCAGACCGCACCCGCCGCACACGTGGTGAACGCGCGAACCTTCGAGATCTGTCGTCAGGCCGGACTCGACATGGCCGCCGTCGAGGCGGCTTGCAAACGACCAGAGGACGCGGGCCACGTCCGCTTCGTCACGCGTCTCGCCGGAGAGTCCATCGGCCACCTGCCCTTCGAGCGGCAGGGCGAAGAATGCTTGCGGTTCACGCCCACCCCGCTGCGCAACCTCTCCCAACACCGCTTCGAGCCGATCCTCGTCGAGGCGCTCCGCAAGGAGCCGAACATCGACCTGCGCTACGGCTGGCAGTGGGAGGAGAGCCGGCAGGATGCGAGCGGGGTCAGCTCGACCCTGCGCGACCTCGACAGCGGTGAACGCCACGAGGTCCGCAGCCGCTACGTGATCGCGGCCGACGGTGCCGGCAGCCGTGTGCGTCGGTCGCTCGGCATCGAGATGCAGGGCCCGCCGCGCCTCGAGAGCTTCCTGATGATCCACTTCGGGGCGAATCTGCGCGAGATCGTCCGGGATCGTCCGGGCGTTCTCCACTTCGTGATGGATCCCGAGGTCCGCGGTGCCTTCATCGCCCACGACATCGACCGCGAGTGGGTGTTCATGCACGGCTTCGACCCGGACGCGGAGAGCGAGGACGACTTCGACGACGCCCGCTGCCGAGAACTCGTGTCGAACGCCATCGGATGCGAGGTCCCGCTCGAGATCCTGCACAAGGGCAGCTGGCACATGAGCTCGCAGGTCGCCGACGGCATGCGCAAGGAGCGGATCTTCCTCGCCGGCGATGCGGCCCACCGCTTCCCCCCGACGGGAGGCCTGGGTTTGAACAGTGGGTTCCAGGACGCGCACAATCTCGCCTGGAAGCTCTGCGCGGTCGAGGACGGTTGGGCCCCGCCCGCGCTCCTCGACACCTACGCCGCCGAGCGCCTGCCCGTGGCCCACGAGAACACCCAACAGAGTCTAAAGAACGCGCTGAAGATGGTGCTGCTGCCCCAGGCGTTGGGCACCGACACCGAGCCGACGCGTGCGCGCATCGAGGCCGCCCTCGCCGACCCGCAAACGCGCGCCGCAGCCGAGGTGGCGGTGCAGGAACAGGCCGAGCACTTCGACATGCTCGGGCTGCAGCTCGGCTACATCTACGGTGCGGGAGCGCTCGTGCCCGAGGGCACCCCGCCAAAGCTCGAGTCCGCCCGCGACTACGTGCCGACGGCACACCCGGGGGCGCGCTTGCCCCACGCCTGGATCGACGTCGCCGGCGAGCGCCGCTCGACCCTCGACTTGATCGAGGGCGACGGCTTGACCCTGCTGAGCGTGGGAGCGCACGAAGCCTGGGCCGACGCCATCGTCGAGGCCGGCGACGTTCCGATTCGGCTGGTTCGGATGGGGAACGACTTCCAGTTTTCCGACGACGAACGGTCCGACGACGGCTGGCGCACGACGTGCGGCCTCGACTCCAACGGAGCGCTGCTGATCCGTCCCGATCAGCACGTCGCGTGGCGAGCCCCCACCCTTCCCGACGCGCCGCGAACGGCGCTCGAAAGCGCGCTCACCCACATCCTGGGAGAACCGACATGA